One window from the genome of Candidatus Synechococcus calcipolaris G9 encodes:
- a CDS encoding helix-turn-helix transcriptional regulator encodes MNLEAKQRLGILVRKTRSDRSLREFARLVGVAPTTIQGWENGDYIPEIDNLAKIAALAGLTLEELIAYVENREVIEPKAVDRIVHQIRKLPISEVAIIVKVGADRLASVALGS; translated from the coding sequence ATGAACCTCGAAGCTAAGCAGCGGCTTGGGATTTTAGTTAGAAAAACACGATCTGACAGGAGTTTGCGGGAATTCGCCCGCTTGGTTGGAGTTGCTCCTACCACTATCCAAGGCTGGGAAAATGGGGACTATATTCCTGAGATTGATAATCTGGCCAAGATTGCTGCGTTGGCTGGGTTAACCCTAGAAGAATTGATCGCTTACGTGGAAAACAGGGAAGTTATAGAGCCAAAAGCAGTAGATCGTATTGTTCATCAGATTCGCAAGTTACCCATCTCTGAAGTGGCAATTATTGTTAAAGTTGGTGCTGACCGTTTAGCTTCTGTGGCATTAGGGAGTTAA
- a CDS encoding KGK domain-containing protein, protein MEPEKIADDAVLKFDYNSDWIPSSLFTFKDWEDFLSEEKGARHFYDQGGARCQILTPGNKWRRGRVKLTFEFIPDEPDDGLN, encoded by the coding sequence ATGGAACCTGAAAAAATAGCTGATGATGCCGTTCTGAAATTTGATTACAACAGCGATTGGATCCCCTCCTCTCTGTTTACCTTTAAGGATTGGGAAGATTTCTTATCTGAAGAAAAAGGTGCAAGACATTTTTATGATCAGGGTGGAGCAAGATGCCAGATACTCACCCCAGGAAATAAGTGGCGACGTGGCCGAGTCAAACTGACATTTGAATTTATCCCAGATGAACCGGACGATGGGCTAAATTAG
- a CDS encoding glycoside hydrolase family protein has protein sequence MISLRFQPTAITDNGLIRWHLSLMNGDRPVDQINAYSGAVGAQALNTGAGDFPGSLRPLPPGKWKIGPIEDAGSSWGPAIGRYWIDLLPMPGTQTHGRSAFGIHLDANYHAPRGRGSAGCIVTPVSKDLERVLGWLRAQARPEFLLCSHDQPIPKGQATYTITCNRRAWLDLIAWCEGTDGPDGYRTMFTYRLFSDFSDHPRQIQRSGDLASDAAGRYQFLSTTWDECKHALNLPDFSPASQTQAALWLIDKKRKALEFCDQLMIGPALDRLSYEWASLPAASGRGRYGQPIKSLKQVRDRLMSNLAR, from the coding sequence ATGATTAGCCTACGTTTTCAACCCACAGCGATCACTGACAACGGCCTGATCCGCTGGCATCTATCCCTGATGAACGGCGATCGCCCAGTGGATCAAATCAATGCATATAGTGGAGCGGTTGGGGCACAGGCACTAAATACAGGGGCTGGAGATTTTCCTGGTAGCTTGCGGCCCCTACCGCCGGGTAAGTGGAAAATTGGCCCGATTGAAGATGCTGGTAGCAGTTGGGGGCCGGCGATCGGGCGGTACTGGATAGACTTACTGCCCATGCCGGGCACGCAAACCCACGGGCGATCAGCCTTTGGAATACATCTTGATGCCAACTATCACGCCCCAAGGGGTAGGGGTTCGGCCGGTTGCATTGTTACCCCGGTTTCCAAGGACTTAGAGCGCGTCTTAGGTTGGCTACGGGCCCAGGCCCGGCCTGAATTTTTGCTGTGTTCCCATGATCAGCCTATCCCCAAGGGTCAGGCTACCTACACCATTACTTGCAACCGCCGGGCCTGGTTGGATCTAATTGCATGGTGTGAAGGCACAGACGGGCCAGACGGCTATAGAACGATGTTCACTTATAGGCTGTTTTCTGATTTCTCAGATCATCCCCGGCAGATCCAACGATCGGGCGATCTAGCCAGCGATGCGGCCGGGCGTTACCAATTTCTTAGCACTACATGGGATGAATGCAAACACGCCCTTAATCTCCCCGATTTTTCCCCGGCAAGTCAAACACAAGCGGCCCTATGGCTCATTGACAAGAAACGTAAAGCCCTGGAATTTTGCGATCAATTAATGATAGGGCCGGCATTAGATCGGCTTTCCTATGAATGGGCATCATTACCGGCGGCCAGTGGTAGGGGGCGATATGGGCAGCCGATTAAGTCGTTAAAACAAGTCAGAGATCGGCTAATGTCTAACCTGGCCCGTTAA